From the genome of Haloferax sp. Atlit-12N:
ACGATGACGACGACGACGAGGTCACGGAACGCACCTTCACCGTCGAGGTCAACGGCAAGCGCTTCGAGGTCAGCCTCGAAGAGCGCGGTGCACCCGCCATCCCGGTCGGGAACGCGTCCGCGGGCAAATCTAACTCCTCCGGCCCGCGCAAGCGCCGCGACGACGGCGGAAACGACGATTCCCAGCAGATTATCGAGGGCGACGGCGAGTCCGTCACCGCCGAGATGCAGGGGACCATCCTCTCTGTCGAAGTCGAGGAGGGCGACGAGGTCGAACCCGGCGACACCGTCTGTATCCTCGAAGCCATGAAGATGGAAAACGACGTGGTCGCCGAGCGCGGCGGCACGGTCTCGCAGGTCCTCGTCTCCGAGGGCGACAGCGTGGACATGGGCGACGTGCTGCTCGTCCTCGAATAGCCCGTTCGACCCCGAGACCACAGCGCCCGAACCGCGAACCTCTTTTCCCGTGCGCCGGTACCGACCTCCATGAGCGACACGCGACGCGCCCTCCTCGACGCACTCGCCGAGGGCCCTGTCTCCGGGCCCGACCTCGCCGACCGACTGGGCGTCTCCCGCGCCGCGGTCTGGAAGCACGTCGAATCACTCCGCGACGAGGGGTTCGGCGTCGAGAGCACCGGCGACGGCTACGTCGTCACCGACGTGCCGGAGTACGGCGGCCCGGCAATCGAGTACGGCCTCGACGTCGACTACGACGTGGAGTTCCACGAGACGCTCGACTCCTCGAACGACCGCGCCCGCGAACTCGCCGCCGAGGGCGCGAGCGACGTGGTCGTCGTCGCCCGCCAGCAGACCGCCAGCCGAGGCAGGAAAAATCGAGAGTGGTCCGCTCCGGACGGCGGCGTCTGGATGAGTCTGCTCGTCCGCCCGGACGAACCGCCGGCGTACGCCCCGCTGTACACGCTGGCGATGGCCGTCGCCGTCTGCGACGCGGCGCGCGAGGCTGGGGTGAATGCGAGCATCAAGTGGCCGAACGACGTTATCGTGAGCGAAGCGAACGATAACCCATCGGGCGCGAAAGCGTCCGACGGTGTCTCCGCGAGCGAAGCGAGCGGAGGTTCACCGGCTCACGCCGGTGACCGTTCGACCGACGTCGACACGCCAGACGACCGCGGCTACCGGAAGCTCTGCGGCATCCTCACCGAGATGGAAGGCGAAGCCGACCGCGTCTCGTGGCTCGCCATCGGTCCCGGAACCAACGTCAACCTCGACCCCACCGACCTCCCCGAGGGCGCGACGAGCGTCGCCGCCGAGGCCGGTCCCATCGAACGCCGCGTGTTCGTCCAGCGGGTGCTCGAACGCTTCGACGAACTTCGCGGCAACCTCGACACCGTCCTCCCCGCGTGGCGCGAGCGGGCGGACACGCTCGGCAGGCGGGTCCGCGTCCACACCGCGAGCGGCGTCATCGAGGGTGACGCCGTCGATATCGAACACCCCGGCACGCTCGTCGTCCGAACCGACGAGGGCGAAAAACGAGTCCACGCCGGCGACTGCGAACACCTGCGCCCGGCCGACGACGGGCGCTGAGACCGCGACCGAACCTGCACCGCCGGTCGGCTAGTTCACTATTCCGCTACTCTCCGCCGTCGGCGGTCGCTGTCGAGTCGGCGACGCCGTCCGTCTCTGCGGGCGACTCCGGCGCGGCGTCGTCCGGAACCTCGACGGCGAACTCCTCCGCGTCGTCGCCGCCGCCCTCGATGCGGACGGTCAGGACGGGGACTTTCGACGCTCGGACGACCTTTTCCGCGACCGACCCGAGGAGCAGGCGGTCGATACCGCCGCGCCCGTGGGTTCCCATCACGATGAGGTCGCACCCGCCGCGCTCGGCGAACTCGACGATTTCCCGACTCGGCGTCCCTTCGAGGACGTGCGTCTCGACGGGGACGCCCTGCGACTCGGCCGCGCGCTCGACCTGGTCGAGCGCCGACTCGGCGTCGGCCCGCAGCATGTCGTCGAGCCCCTCCCACGACGATTCCATCGGGAGCCCCGCGAAGCTCCCCGCGTTCACCACGTACACCCCGTGGAGTTCCGCATCGTGGACGGCCGCTAAGGCCGCCGCGTGGACTGCGACGCGCTCGGAGCCGGCGGAGCCGTCGATGGGAACGATGATTCGGTCGTACAACACCATGACACTTGATAACATTTTCTCGGGGTCGGTAATAACCCTTTGCTACGGGAGGAGTACTGCGAGAATACGTCGGCGTTCGTGAGCGTTCTGCGGCCCGTTGGGAGCGGATTCTGGAGGAGAGGCCGTCGCCCGCCCTCAGAGATACACGTCTTTCACGTCCGCCTGCCCGGCGCGGCGGACGACGGCGCGGACCACGTCCTCGACGCCCGCGAGGTTGTCCGTGTCGCCGTCGAGGACGAGTAGTTTGGCGTCGCGGCCCTCCTCGACGAGGCCATAGTTCAGCCCGGCGATTTCGGCCCCGTTGACGGTCGCCATGCGGAGGACTTCGGTGGCAGAAACGTCCGCCAGCTTGGAGGTGAACTCCATCTCGCGGAACATCGAGGGGCTGTTGAGCATCACGTTGTCCGTGCCGAGCGCGACGGTGGTGCGGTCGACCAGTTCGCGAATCGGCGCGACGCCCGCGTCGGTGACGAGGTTCGACCGCGGGCAGATGACGATGGGTATCTCGCTGTCCTCGACGCGTTCGAGGTGGAGTGCCTCGGGGTGGACCATGTGGACGAGGAAGTCCGGTTCGAGGTCCAACGCGGCGTTGATGTCGTGGGCGTCGCGCTCGCCCGCGTGGATACCGAACAGCTTTCCGGCGGCCTCGGTCGCGTTCCGAAGTTCGCCGAACTCGCCGTCGCGCGCGCCCGACGCGCCGAAGCCGTCGGCGATTTCCATCGCGTCAGCCGTCTCGCGACCGAAGACGACCGCCTCGATGTCGCGGCCGTCGAGCGCCCGTCGGATGACGTCGACGCCCTCGACGCCGCCCTCTCGGAACTCCAGGCAGGCCGCCGTCCCGCCGGCCTCCATCATCCGGAGCGACCGGTGCATCGCGGCGGCTTTCTCCTCGGTGCTGGCCGCGCGGAGGAGCCGGTGTTTCAGCCCGTCCGGCGGCGCGACGAGGTCGTCGAGCGACAGTCCCTCGCCGGCCTCCTTGGCGATGGAGTCGCCGAGGTGAGTGTGGGCGTTGACGAACGCCGGGAGGATGATGTCCGTCGAATCGGTCGCCGTCTCCTCGATTGCGGTTATCGTGCCGTCCTCGACGACGACGCGCCCCTCGACCGGGTCGAAGTCGCGGCCGCGGAGTATCGTACCCTCGAGTTGCATCGCTCTCGAATGCGTCTCGGCGGTGCTTGAACCTCCCGTCTCGGGACGGCGGCTACTCGAACTCGTCGAGCGTCGCGTTGAGGCCGCTTCTGACCTCGGCGACGAGCGCGCCGTCCACGTCGAGACCGAGCACGTCGGCGGCCGCGCGGCCGACTCGCTCTGTCTCCTCGCGCGGGGCGTAGACGCCGAGTCGCCACTGCTGTTCCTGTGCGGTTCGGAGCGCCTGCACGAGCGGCGATTCGCGCTCCAACTGCCGAATCTCGCCGTTGACCATCACCCGCGACGACGACTCGGTCATCGACGGGCGCGAGGGCACGTCGAGGATGACCGACTCCGGCGACACGTCGGCGGCGTCGGCGATGTCCCGCTCGAACCCCGCGAGCGCGTCGTGTTCGGCGTCGATAATCGAGTCGGGGACGTTCGGCAACTCCGCCCAGACGGCCCGCTTGTAGAGGTTGCGAGTGGCCAGTCGCTCGGCGAACCCGCTCGTCGAGTCGGTGAGTTTGAGCGCGACGAGCAGGTCGGGGTCGTCCATCCGACGGAGTTCCTCGGCGTCGATGTCGGGTTCGTCGAGCAGTCGCTCCGACGCGCGCCGGAGCATCGCCTTCGAGATACGCGCGACGTGGTGCTGGTAGACGGTCGGGTTCATGAGCGCGCGGGCGAGCAGGAGCGATTCGGCAGTCTGGACGTTCCCCTCGGCGAGGACCAACTCGCCGTCGACGAACGTCAGCTCTCGAATCAGGCGCTCGTGGTCGATGGTGCCGTATGGGACGCCGGTGTGGTGGGCGTCGCGGACGAGGTAGTCCATCCGGTCCACGTCCAACTCCCCGGAGACGAGTTGCCCGAACTGGCCGTCGCCCTCGACCAAGGCGGCGACGCGCTCGGGGTCCAGTCCCTCGTCCTCCAGCGTCTCGCCGACGGTTCCGCGGGCGACGAGTTCCTCCACGTCGTCGTGGTACTTGCCGGTGTAGCGGTGGGTCACGTCCTCGATGTTGTGGCTGTAGGGGCCGTGCCCGACGTCGTGGAGGAGCGCCGCGGCCTCGACGTGGGCGGCGGCGTCGCCCTCGATGCCGAGATGCGAGAGGGCGCGGGAGGCGAGGTGGTAGACGCCGAGGCTGTGTTCGAACCGCGTGTGGTTCGCGGAGGGGTAGACCAGTTGGACGGTTCCCAACTGCTTGATGCGCCGGAGTCGCTGCATCTCCGGCGTATCGAGGAGGGCTTCGGCCGCGCCCTCGACCTCGATGTGGTCGTGGACGCTGTCCTTGATGGTCGTCATTGTGGGTGAATCGGCCGCCATCGGTGAAAAAGGGTCGGACGGCCGTGCGTCTTCGGCGCTCCCCGCGCCTCAGACGGGCGTCGTCACGCGAACCGGAAGCCCGAGCACGTCCACGGCGGCCGCGGCCACTTCGTCGCGGACGGCTTCGGGCGCGTAGACGCCGAGTCGCCACTGCGTCCGCTCGGCCGACCGGAGCGCACCCACGAGTTCCGAGGCGTCTTCGAGCCGTCGGACCACGCCGTTGACGACGACGCGCGACCGGGACTCCTTGATTCGCGGCCGGGACGGTGCATCCACGATGACCGACTCTGACGACACGTCGGCGGCGTCGGCGATATCGTGCTCGGCCGCCCGCGTCGCCTCGAAGTCGAGTTCGACCACGTCGGTCGGTACGGCGTCGATGGGGGCCCAGACGGCCCGCTTGTAGAGGTCGCGGCGCTCGATTCGGCGGCCGAGGTCGGGCACGCGCTCGCCGAGGGCGACGAGCAGGTCGTGGTCGGCCATCCGGACGAACTCCTCGATTGGCACGCCGTCGTCGACGAGGCGCTCGGAGGCGCGTTCGAGCATCGCGCCCGCGATGCGGGAGACGTGGTGGCGGTATACGGTCGCGTTCATCAGCGCCCGCGCGAGCAGGAGCGATTCGGCGGTCTGGACGTTCCCCTCGGCCAGTACGAGTTCGCCGTCCCGGTACCGGAGTTCGCGGACGAGGCGGCCGTGGTCGATGGTGCCGTAGGGGACGCCGGTGTGGTGGGCGTCGCGGACGAGGTAGTCCATCCGGTCCACGTCCAACTCCCCGGAGACCAACTGTCCGAGGCCGCCCGCGCCGTCGACCATGTCGGCGACGCGGTCGGGGTCGAGGCCGTGGTCGGTCAGGACGTCACCGACCTCGGTCCCGCCGAGCAGGTGGTGAATCTCGTCGTGGTCGCGGCCGGTCCGCCGGCGGATGAGGTCCTCGGTCTGGTGGCCGTAGGGGCCGTGGCCGATGTCGTGGAGGAGCGCGGCGGCGCGGACGTGGGCGGCGCGGTCGCCGTCGACGCCGAGATGCGAGAGGGCGCGGGAGGCGAGGTGGTAGACGCCGAGGCTGTGTTCGAACCGCGTGTGGCTCGCGGAGGGGTAGACGAGCCGGACCGTCGAGAGCTGTTTGATGTGTCGAAGCCGCTGGAAGGCGGGCGTATCGACCAGTTCGGCGGCCACGGGGTCGAGCGAGATGTAGTCGTGGACGCTGTCCTTGACGGCGGTCATAACGGGTGTTGCACGAGAGGAGTCAAATAGCCGAGCATTCGGGTCGGCACGGGGGCAAGGTGGCCGTCCGTACGACCGCCCGCGCCGCCCGCCTCACCGGTCGGGGAACTGTCCGACGACCTGTTCTGCGGTAGCGTCGGCGACGACGCCGACGAGGTGGTCGCGGTAGGCGGGTCGGCTGACGACCCCGGTTCCGGCGCTTTCGACCGACGCTTCGACCGACCCGGCGAGGTCGGGACCGTCGGTGGACTCGAAGACGAGTGGGTCACCCGACAGCGCCGCGTCGACGTGTCTCTCGTGACCGCCCGCGTCGAAGGCCGCGCGCCACGCCACCGCCCCCGAAGGAGCGACCGGATTCCAGCGCGAGCCCCACTCGTCAACGACGACGACCACGACCGGGCCCTCGGCGTCCTCGCCGCGGGTATCGGTCGGTTCGAGGGTCACGCCCCGCTCTGCGAACGACTCGACGAGTGCCGCCGTCAGGTCGTCGCGGACGGCCTCGGGCGCGTCGACCACGAGGACGCCCTCGGTAATCGGCGGGAGCGAATCGACGTTCGACCCGCCCGACGCGGCGGTCGCGGAGGTCGCCGTCTCGTAGTTCGCGGCCTCGAAATCGAGCGCGAGCACGCCGCCGGAGACGACCGCGACGACGAGAACGAGCGCGACCACAACCGCGGTTCGAGGGGACAATTCCATGGTGTGTATTCGTCTCGCGGTGGCGATAGCCGTTCTGTGACGCGTGTTGTCGGTGGTCCGCCCCGTCGGGCTCTGTTGAAAACCTCAGCTGGTGATAGCTTGTCGAGACTGTGCTGAATCCAGAGAGCAAGTCGGTCATTGAGTGACCTAGTATTACAAAAATCAATATGGCTCTCTGAGATATCGACTCCCTTCAAGAGGGTATCCTCGAATTGAAATTTCCTCAGTTGACTCCGGCGTAATAAGATACGCAACCTCGTAACTGAAGTCAGTTGGTTGGATGATTCTGTAGATGTCTCTTATTTCTCCGTGACAGCTCATGTTGACGGCAAACTCTGAGGACGACCGTCTTTCTAACTCAGTCACAGTACATTCGCTGATTATCTTATCGCCCCTATCGCGGGTCAGCCCACGTGACTGAATAAGTTCGTTGTGAAGTAACCTCTCCTCGTATGTGACTGCATAAGTCTGGACGCTCGACTCGGTTAATTGAGTTGGGCGGTCGGGGGCGGATGGAGACGCTTCACTGTGTACAGAAGGGCTGTACGGGGAGTCAGGGATGAAAAATGTAGCCAGAAATAGTAGGCCAATGAAGAGAACCAACTTGTGGGTCTTTTTCATTTTCTGTAACTCTTCTCAGTTAGTATGGGTTGCAGATAAATATTGTTGGGAAATTGAACTGAATGCCTATTTTCGAGAGATATCCTCGCTATTCAGCACGCCGACTCTGTTAGACTTTGAGTATTTCAACGAAGTTCCTGTCGCACGATGGTGGCGGTGGTTCGACCGCCCACAAACCGTTTCACTCGGGGGCGAGGATGCGGGGACATGAGTCTCCGCTCGGCCCTTGGAAGCGCCATCGGCTACGCCCTCCTCGGTCTCGCGTGCCTGTTCGTGGTCTTCGCGGGCTACTGGGCCGCGATGAGCGCCCTGACCGGTCTGACCGCCGGGCGCGTGATGTTCGTCATGTCCGGCCTCGGCGCGGCGCTGATAACCGGCTTCTCAGGCTACTTCGTCAGGAAGGCGGTCGCCGGACAGGTGATGCCGTCGGAGTTCGACGTGTCGGTGGCCTATCGCGGCGGTCGCTGAGGAGGACTTCGTCGGTCTGCGCGACTCATCGACATCCACCGGCGACCGGCCGGCGTCTCCGGTGAAGGAACTTTCAAACGGACACTCGTCCTACGGCGCATCATGGTTACCTTCCTCGCCGGGGGCACGGGCACCCCCAAACTCCTCGACGGGGCCGCCGGGGTGTTCGACCCCGCCGAGACGACCGTCGTCGCCAACACCGGCGACGACGTGGAACTCGGTGGTCACCTCGTCTGTCCCGACGTGGACACCGTCCTCTTCGCCGGCGGCGGCGTCCTCGACACCGACCGCTGGTGGGGAATCGCCGACGACACCACCGCGACCGACGACGAACTCCACCGCCTCGCTGACGCGGCCGGCCTCGAATCCGGCCCGCGCTATCTCCCCGAGTCGGCCCAGACCGCCGGCCGCGGCATCGCCCGCTGGCGGCGCTTCTCCGGCGTCGCGGAGTTCATGGAAATCGGCGACCGCGACCGCGCGGTCCACATCACCCGCACCTCGCTTCTTGACGAGGGGAACTCGCTCACCGAAGTCACTCGGACCCTCGCCGACGCATTCGACCTCGACGTGTCGCTCCTCCCGATGAGCGACGACCCCGTTGCGACCCTGATTCACACCGACGAGGGGACGATGCACTTCCAGGAGTACTGGGTCCACCGCCGCGCCGACCCCGCCGTCCGCGACGTGGAGTTCCGCGGCGCTGACGACGCCACCATCACCGACGAAGTCGCCGACGCCCTCGCAGAACCTGTCGTCGTCGGCCCCTCGAACCCCGTCACGAGCATCGGCCCGATGCTCGCCATCGACGGCTTCGCGGACGCCCTCGCGGACACGCCGGTCGTCGCCGTCTCGCCGTTCGTGGAGGACACCGTGTTCTCCGGCCCCGCCGCCGACCTCATGGCGGGCGTCGGCTACGACCCCTCGACCGCGGGCGTCACCGAGGCCTACCCCTTCGCCGACGCGTTCGTCCTCGACACGGACGACGGCACCGACCTCGACCGCCCGGTCGTCAGAACTGACACCCGAATCGACGGCCCGGAAGACGCCGAACGCGTCGCCCGCGCCGTCGCCGAGGCGCTCGCGGAGGTGTCGTGATGTTCACCCCGCGGGTCGCCGTCGCGAGCCTCAGCGGCGAGTCAGATGCCGCGTGGGCGGACGCCGCGGCCCCCCACGTCGGCGCGGCGTTCGTCGGCGGCGTCGCCCTCGACGACGCCTCGCAGGCGGCGGCCCGCGACCTCGTCGCCCGCGGGCGCTCGGAGTTCCTCGCCGACGACCCGGTCGCCTTCGTCTCAGACCAACTCGACGCTATCGCCGGATTCGACGGCGCGGACCGCTTCGTCGCCGTCAACGTCAGAGCGACCTCGCCCGACCCGATTCGGGAGGTCGCGGCCGTCTGCGCCGACCGCGGTGCGGGTGTGGAGATAAACGCCCACTGCCGACAGGACGAACTCTGCGCCGTCGGTTGCGGCGAGACGCTCCTGCGGGACACCGACCGACTGGCCGCGTACGTCACCGCGGCCGCCGAATCCGGCGCGCCGGTCGGCGCGAAAGTCCGCGCCGAAATCGACGGCGTTGACCTCCCGAGCCTCGCAGTCACCCTTGCCGACGCGGGGGCCGACTGGCTCCACGTCGACGCGATGGACTCCGAGGCCGTGATTGCCGACGTGGCCGCCGCCGCACCCGACCTTTTCGTCGTCGCCAACAACGGCGTCCGCGACCGCGAGACGGCGACCGAGTACCTCGACTACGGGGCCGACGCGGTGAGCGTCGGGCGGCCGAGCGACAATCCGGCGGTCCTCCGCCGGGTCAGAACCGCCGTGGACGACTGGTTCGCCGGGCGCGAGAGCGACGCCGAGTCGGGCGACGAGAGCGGGGTGTCCGCCTGATGGTCGCGCCCGTTACGGACCGCGGATTCGGCCCCGCGCGGCACGCCGAACTCGCGCTCCTGCTCGAGGTCGCCGGCACGCCCAAGCCGGGGAACGTCGACCGCCGCCGCGACCTCTCGGACCTGCACTTCGAACAGTTCCTGACGGGCGCGGTCGGCTCCGCGGCCGGCCTCGAACTGGCGGCGTCGGGCGCGCCGGTCGGCGAAGCGTTCGAAGAGGCGGTCGCCGGCATGAGTCGGCAGGGCGGCGGCAACACCCAGTTCGGCTGTCTCCTGCTTCTCGTCCCGCTCGTCCGGGCGGCCGCCGCGGACGACCGCGACCTCTCGTCCGCCGGCGCGACCGCCGTGGTCGAATCGACCACCGTCGCCGACGCGGTCGGGTTCTACCGCGCGTTCGAACACGTCGACGTGGCCGTCGGCGACGTACCCGAGGACGCTCCCGACCTCGACGTTCGGCACGGCGGCGACGCGGCCGACGCGCTCCGAGACCGCGGATTCACGCTGTACGACGTGATGGACCTGAGCGCCGAGCGCGACGCCAACGCCCGCGAGTGGACCGGCGGCTTCGCCCGGACGTTCCGCGCGGCTGAGGCCATCCTCGCCGATGACGGGCCCGTCACCGACCGCGTCGCTCGCGCGTTTCTCGACCTGCTCGCGGAGGAACCGGACACCCTAGTGGCGACGAACCACGGCGAGGCCGTCGCTCGCGACGTGATGGACCGCGCGGCCGACGTCTCCGACCTCGACGAGGCCGAGGAACTGGCCGACGAGTTCGTCGCCGAGGGAATCAACCCCGGCACGACCGCCGACATCGTCTGCGCGGCGACGTTCGTCGCGCTGGAGCGGGGGGTGCCGCTATGAGCGACGACGAGAGGACGGACGCGGGGCGTCGCGCCGGCGACCGCGACGGCTGGCCCGTCGAGCTCCGCGGCGTCACCGAGGCGGTCGTCGCCACGCTCGGGCCGAACGACCGGTGGAACTTCGCGGCGCTCGGCGTCCACGCACCGGAGTCCGGCGACGTTGGCGACGATGTCTCTCCCGGGTCGCTCCCACCCGCAACCGCGACGACGTGGGGAAACACCCGAACCCGTCGGAACTTCCACCGGCAGGGCGGCGGCGTCGTTCAGTTCGTCTCCGACCCGCGGACGTTCGTCGAGGCCGCGATGACGATCTACGAGCGTGACTCGCCGGTCCTCGACTCGGCCGACGCGTGGGCCGAAGTCGAGGCGACACCGGTCGATTCCGGCGAGGACGGCGGGACCGAGTGGGAAAAGTGGGACCTCCGGCCTGTCGATGCCGCGGTCGAGCGGACCCGGCCGTTCACTATCAACCGCGGCTTCGGCGCGGTCATCGACGCGACGGTGGCGGCCTCGCGCCTCGACGTGCCCGCTTTCGACACCGGCGACCTGCTGGACCGACTCGACTACTTCGCCGAGACGGTCGAGAAATGCGGCGGAAACAGAGAGCGCGAGGCGTTCGCGAGAATCGACGAGTTGACGGGCTGGCGCGAGCGGGCGGCCGCGAGACGGAACGAATCGTTTTAGTGTTCGTCCGGGGAATCTTCCGACATGGCAATCAAGCCCAAGTACGTCAAGCAGCTTGGTAACATCCTGCTGGAGCGATACCCGCAGGCGTTCAACACGGACTTCGAGACGAACAAGGACAGCGTGGAAGAACTGACCACGGTCGAGTCGAAGGGCGTCCGTAACCGCATCGCCGGCTACATCACGCGCAAGAAGGGCGGCCAGGGCGCGTAAGTTCGAGTCAGTCGATTCTCTCTGCGAACACATCTTCTCCAGCCCACGCGGAGCGGCCGCGCCGGTCCTCGCGCGCGCCGGTACTCAGTAAATGATACCCGTACAAATCGCTCCCCTCCGCTCCCCACCGCTCCGCACCACCTTCGACCGGTCCGGAGGAAGCGTTTAGTCCGCCCTCCCGCGATGCTCCGACATGCGCGCCATCGGTCACCGCGGCTGTCCC
Proteins encoded in this window:
- a CDS encoding biotin--[acetyl-CoA-carboxylase] ligase, giving the protein MSDTRRALLDALAEGPVSGPDLADRLGVSRAAVWKHVESLRDEGFGVESTGDGYVVTDVPEYGGPAIEYGLDVDYDVEFHETLDSSNDRARELAAEGASDVVVVARQQTASRGRKNREWSAPDGGVWMSLLVRPDEPPAYAPLYTLAMAVAVCDAAREAGVNASIKWPNDVIVSEANDNPSGAKASDGVSASEASGGSPAHAGDRSTDVDTPDDRGYRKLCGILTEMEGEADRVSWLAIGPGTNVNLDPTDLPEGATSVAAEAGPIERRVFVQRVLERFDELRGNLDTVLPAWRERADTLGRRVRVHTASGVIEGDAVDIEHPGTLVVRTDEGEKRVHAGDCEHLRPADDGR
- a CDS encoding universal stress protein, giving the protein MVLYDRIIVPIDGSAGSERVAVHAAALAAVHDAELHGVYVVNAGSFAGLPMESSWEGLDDMLRADAESALDQVERAAESQGVPVETHVLEGTPSREIVEFAERGGCDLIVMGTHGRGGIDRLLLGSVAEKVVRASKVPVLTVRIEGGGDDAEEFAVEVPDDAAPESPAETDGVADSTATADGGE
- a CDS encoding amidohydrolase family protein, which translates into the protein MQLEGTILRGRDFDPVEGRVVVEDGTITAIEETATDSTDIILPAFVNAHTHLGDSIAKEAGEGLSLDDLVAPPDGLKHRLLRAASTEEKAAAMHRSLRMMEAGGTAACLEFREGGVEGVDVIRRALDGRDIEAVVFGRETADAMEIADGFGASGARDGEFGELRNATEAAGKLFGIHAGERDAHDINAALDLEPDFLVHMVHPEALHLERVEDSEIPIVICPRSNLVTDAGVAPIRELVDRTTVALGTDNVMLNSPSMFREMEFTSKLADVSATEVLRMATVNGAEIAGLNYGLVEEGRDAKLLVLDGDTDNLAGVEDVVRAVVRRAGQADVKDVYL
- a CDS encoding HD domain-containing protein, giving the protein MTTIKDSVHDHIEVEGAAEALLDTPEMQRLRRIKQLGTVQLVYPSANHTRFEHSLGVYHLASRALSHLGIEGDAAAHVEAAALLHDVGHGPYSHNIEDVTHRYTGKYHDDVEELVARGTVGETLEDEGLDPERVAALVEGDGQFGQLVSGELDVDRMDYLVRDAHHTGVPYGTIDHERLIRELTFVDGELVLAEGNVQTAESLLLARALMNPTVYQHHVARISKAMLRRASERLLDEPDIDAEELRRMDDPDLLVALKLTDSTSGFAERLATRNLYKRAVWAELPNVPDSIIDAEHDALAGFERDIADAADVSPESVILDVPSRPSMTESSSRVMVNGEIRQLERESPLVQALRTAQEQQWRLGVYAPREETERVGRAAADVLGLDVDGALVAEVRSGLNATLDEFE
- a CDS encoding HD domain-containing protein; its protein translation is MTAVKDSVHDYISLDPVAAELVDTPAFQRLRHIKQLSTVRLVYPSASHTRFEHSLGVYHLASRALSHLGVDGDRAAHVRAAALLHDIGHGPYGHQTEDLIRRRTGRDHDEIHHLLGGTEVGDVLTDHGLDPDRVADMVDGAGGLGQLVSGELDVDRMDYLVRDAHHTGVPYGTIDHGRLVRELRYRDGELVLAEGNVQTAESLLLARALMNATVYRHHVSRIAGAMLERASERLVDDGVPIEEFVRMADHDLLVALGERVPDLGRRIERRDLYKRAVWAPIDAVPTDVVELDFEATRAAEHDIADAADVSSESVIVDAPSRPRIKESRSRVVVNGVVRRLEDASELVGALRSAERTQWRLGVYAPEAVRDEVAAAAVDVLGLPVRVTTPV
- the cofD gene encoding 2-phospho-L-lactate transferase, with amino-acid sequence MVTFLAGGTGTPKLLDGAAGVFDPAETTVVANTGDDVELGGHLVCPDVDTVLFAGGGVLDTDRWWGIADDTTATDDELHRLADAAGLESGPRYLPESAQTAGRGIARWRRFSGVAEFMEIGDRDRAVHITRTSLLDEGNSLTEVTRTLADAFDLDVSLLPMSDDPVATLIHTDEGTMHFQEYWVHRRADPAVRDVEFRGADDATITDEVADALAEPVVVGPSNPVTSIGPMLAIDGFADALADTPVVAVSPFVEDTVFSGPAADLMAGVGYDPSTAGVTEAYPFADAFVLDTDDGTDLDRPVVRTDTRIDGPEDAERVARAVAEALAEVS
- a CDS encoding tRNA-dihydrouridine synthase, whose protein sequence is MFTPRVAVASLSGESDAAWADAAAPHVGAAFVGGVALDDASQAAARDLVARGRSEFLADDPVAFVSDQLDAIAGFDGADRFVAVNVRATSPDPIREVAAVCADRGAGVEINAHCRQDELCAVGCGETLLRDTDRLAAYVTAAAESGAPVGAKVRAEIDGVDLPSLAVTLADAGADWLHVDAMDSEAVIADVAAAAPDLFVVANNGVRDRETATEYLDYGADAVSVGRPSDNPAVLRRVRTAVDDWFAGRESDAESGDESGVSA
- a CDS encoding triphosphoribosyl-dephospho-CoA synthase; amino-acid sequence: MVAPVTDRGFGPARHAELALLLEVAGTPKPGNVDRRRDLSDLHFEQFLTGAVGSAAGLELAASGAPVGEAFEEAVAGMSRQGGGNTQFGCLLLLVPLVRAAAADDRDLSSAGATAVVESTTVADAVGFYRAFEHVDVAVGDVPEDAPDLDVRHGGDAADALRDRGFTLYDVMDLSAERDANAREWTGGFARTFRAAEAILADDGPVTDRVARAFLDLLAEEPDTLVATNHGEAVARDVMDRAADVSDLDEAEELADEFVAEGINPGTTADIVCAATFVALERGVPL
- a CDS encoding DUF447 domain-containing protein; its protein translation is MSDDERTDAGRRAGDRDGWPVELRGVTEAVVATLGPNDRWNFAALGVHAPESGDVGDDVSPGSLPPATATTWGNTRTRRNFHRQGGGVVQFVSDPRTFVEAAMTIYERDSPVLDSADAWAEVEATPVDSGEDGGTEWEKWDLRPVDAAVERTRPFTINRGFGAVIDATVAASRLDVPAFDTGDLLDRLDYFAETVEKCGGNREREAFARIDELTGWRERAAARRNESF
- a CDS encoding 30S ribosomal protein S17e, with product MAIKPKYVKQLGNILLERYPQAFNTDFETNKDSVEELTTVESKGVRNRIAGYITRKKGGQGA